One window of Nymphaea colorata isolate Beijing-Zhang1983 chromosome 1, ASM883128v2, whole genome shotgun sequence genomic DNA carries:
- the LOC116262285 gene encoding polyadenylate-binding protein-interacting protein 9-like, producing MAVAHDSMNSDRQFLQQKPIMHHHLDHLSDHKAEFKRDMENLVELLSKLNPSAEEFFPSSHVDHRSHSDDSVELNKESATNVSGNFKKKRNGYGLGRRSNGRSSRAQQEESIRRTVYVSDIDLQVTEEQLAVLFSTCGEVLDCRICGDPHSVLRFAFVEFADEKGAKASLNLAGTMLGYYPVRVLPSKTAILPVNPTFLPKSEDEREMCARTVYCTNIDKKASQADVKTFFEMYCGEVSRLRLLGDHVHSTRIAFVEFVSAESALSALNLSGAILGSLPIRVSPSKTPVRPRAVRATTQYQ from the exons ATGGCCGTCGCTCATGACTCCATGAACTCCGATCGCCAGTTCCTCCAACAGAAACCCATAATGCACCACCACCTCGACCACCTCTCCGATCACAAGGCCGAGTTCAAGAGGGACATGGAGAACCTCGTTGAATTGCTCTCTAAATTGAACCCATCGGCTGAGGagttcttcccctcttcccacGTCGACCATCGGTCCCATTCGGACGACTCCGTCGAACTCAACAAGGAGTCTGCGACTAATGTCTCCGGGAATTTCAAAAAG AAGAGGAACGGTTACGGTTTAGGGCGGAGGTCCAATGGAAGGTCCTCAAGAGCTCAACAAGAAGAAAGCATCCGGAGAACCGTTTATGTGTCGGACATTGATCTACAA GTGACTGAAGAGCAGCTTGCCGTCTTATTCAGCACTTGTGGGGAG GTACTTGATTGCCGTATTTGTGGGGATCCTCATTCAGTGCTTCGATTTGCATTTGTAGAGTTTGCTGATGAGA AAGGTGCAAAAGCATCCTTAAATCTTGCAGGGACAATGCTGGGCTATTATCCAGTAAGAGTTTTACCTTCAAAAACTGCAATCTTGCCTGTTAATCCCACTTTTCTTCCAAAG TCTGAAGATGAACGGGAAATGTGTGCACGGACAGTCTATTGTACAAATATTGATAAGAAA gCTTCTCAAGCAGATGTGAAAACTTTCTTTGAGATGTATTGTGGTGAG GTTTCCCGCTTGAGGCTTCTAGGTGATCATGTACACTCTACACGGATTGCGTTTGTTGAGTTTGTGTCT GCAGAAAGTGCATTGAGCGCACTGAATCTTAGCGGAGCAATATTAGGATCACTTCCAATCAG
- the LOC116257361 gene encoding YTH domain-containing protein ECT4 isoform X1, producing the protein MPIVPFSPRLLSPSSDLVELEGGNKGFFCGDLWCDLMATEVQADKTLDERFQNLKIDTSKVADSKMGAAKNGSQCDAISCLSSSGDATSSIKGSDVDQESVSTEQCMYYPASNYYGYYYPGFDGSSFGEWDDQAYILGGDGVEFQYPGVQAENGSVLYYIPGYGCGQPPLSPYMPAPVIGVDGQFLGQQPYFSSHMYPQLASPGYLPPPVPYGSEVVPAYSWDPSPFFLDGSQINGISGGPVPPGPKPTLSAPNASSVSSHGKPTQSVKSSTALEAKASPPSLDLPPSQGSITVGGVHNQPLKPGNKVPQQGAGFQPTAVLPKGYLPIAKFPAYASPTKGGLIYPPGPVGFKSSNRGWSGNEKLKTRIKTSGIGDFDLLNEQNRGPRTNNGRNSWVSDADAVACLGSDNSNKSNNLNVVIRRDQYNLSDFPVKYEQASFFVIKSYSEDDIHKSIKYSVWASTPNGNKRLDSAYQEAQGRSEEKGSKCPVFLFFSVNASGQFCGVAEMIGRVNFNKNMDFWQQDKWNGFFPVKWHIIKDVPNQQFRHIILENNDNKPVTNSRDTQEVKYPQGIEMLGLFKTYSAKTSILDDFDFYESRQKAMQDKRTRPPTPHLEPAQPKPDEVVPATAKPGDSRPIAAGDGQPRVSATSKRSKDGQASDTEIKV; encoded by the exons ATGCCTATCGTTCCTTTCTCGCCTCGGCTTCTTAGTCCCTCGAG CGATCTAGTAGAACTGGAGGGTGGAAATAAAGGCTTTTTCTGTGGGGATCTTTGGTGTGACTTAATGGCGACAGAAGTGCAAGCTGATAAAA CTTTGGATGAAAGGTTCCAAAATTTGAAGATTGATACTTCTAAAGTTGCTGATTCCAAAATG GGTGCTGCCAAGAATGGAAGTCAGTGTGATGCAATCTCTTGTCTATCCTCATCTGGAGATGCTACTAGCAGCATCAAGGGTAGTGATGTCGATCAGGAATCTGTAAGTACTGAACAGTGCATGTACTATCCTGCAAGCAATTACTATGGATATTATTACCCAG GATTTGATGGCTCCTCCTTTGGGGAGTGGGATGATCAAGCCTATATTCTTGGTGGTGATGGAGTTGAATTTCAATATCCT gGTGTTCAAGCGGAAAATGGGTCAGTTCTTTACTATATCCCAGGATATGGATGTGGCCAACCTCCATTAAGTCCGTACATGCCAGCACCTGTGATTGGTGTTGATGGCCAATTTTTAGGCCAACAGCCGTATTTCTCAAGCCACATGTATCCTCAACTTGCTTCTCCTGGGTACCTTCCGCCTCCAGTCCCGTATGGGTCTGAAGTTGTGCCAGCTTATTCCTGGGAtccatctcctttctttcttgacGGGTCACAAATAAATGGCATCAGTGGAGGTCCAGTGCCTCCCGGTCCAAAGCCCACTCTTTCTGCCCCAAATGCATCTTCCGTCTCTTCTCATGGGAAACCCACGCAGTCTGTGAAGTCAAGTACAGCATTAGAGGCTAAAGCCTCACCACCGTCATTGGATCTGCCGCCCAGCCAAGGAAGCATAACTGTGGGTGGTGTTCATAATCAACCTTTAAAGCCTGGAAACAAG GTACCACAGCAGGGAGCTGGTTTTCAGCCTACAGCGGTTCTGCCTAAAGGATATTTGCCTATTGCCAAGTTCCCAGCATATGCCAGCCCTACTAAGGGAGGACTGATCTACCCACCTGGTCCTGTGGGTTTTAAATCTAGTAACCGAGGTTGGAGTGGGAATGAAAAGCTCAAAACGAGAATTAAAACATCTGGGATTGGTGACTTTGACCTGCTGAATGAACAGAACCGAGGGCCTAGAACCAATAACGGCAGGAACTCTTGGGTGTCGGATGCAGATGCAGTTGCATGTTTGGGATCTGACAATAGCAACAAGAGCAATAATCTAAATGTTGTCATAAGGAGGGACCAATATAACCTCTCTGATTTTCCTGTGAAGTATGAGCAGGCATCGTTTTTTGTGATCAAATCCTACAGTGAGGATGATATTCATAAGAGCATCAAGTACAGTGTTTGGGCAAGTACTCCAAATGGCAATAAGAGGCTTGACAGTGCATACCAAGAAGCTCAGGGTCGAtctgaagaaaaaggaagcaaatgtccggtgttcctttttttctcg GTGAATGCAAGTGGTCAATTTTGTGGAGTCGCTGAGATGATTGGGAGGGTgaattttaacaaaaacatgGACTTTTGGCAACAAGACAAATGGAATGGTTTTTTCCCTGTCAAGTGGCACATAATAAAAGATGTGCCGAATCAACAGTTCCGGCACATCATACTGGAAAATAATGACAACAAGCCTGTGACAAATAGTAGGGACACTCAGGAG GTGAAATATCCTCAAGGAATTGAAATGCTTGGACTTTTCAAAACCTATTCAGCAAAGACGTCCATACTTGATGACTTCGATTTTTATGAAAGTCGGCAGAAGGCAATGCAGGACAAGAGGACTCGCCCACCTACTCCTCATTTGGAGCCAGCACAG CCAAAACCAGATGAAGTTGTACCAGCGACAGCAAAGCCAGGTGATTCAAGGCCCATTGCTGCCGGTGATGGTCAACCGAGGGTTTCGGCTACGTCAAAGAGGAGCAAAGACGGACAGGCTTCTGATACGGAAATAAAAGTCTGA
- the LOC116257361 gene encoding YTH domain-containing protein ECT4 isoform X2, with translation MATEVQADKTLDERFQNLKIDTSKVADSKMGAAKNGSQCDAISCLSSSGDATSSIKGSDVDQESVSTEQCMYYPASNYYGYYYPGFDGSSFGEWDDQAYILGGDGVEFQYPGVQAENGSVLYYIPGYGCGQPPLSPYMPAPVIGVDGQFLGQQPYFSSHMYPQLASPGYLPPPVPYGSEVVPAYSWDPSPFFLDGSQINGISGGPVPPGPKPTLSAPNASSVSSHGKPTQSVKSSTALEAKASPPSLDLPPSQGSITVGGVHNQPLKPGNKVPQQGAGFQPTAVLPKGYLPIAKFPAYASPTKGGLIYPPGPVGFKSSNRGWSGNEKLKTRIKTSGIGDFDLLNEQNRGPRTNNGRNSWVSDADAVACLGSDNSNKSNNLNVVIRRDQYNLSDFPVKYEQASFFVIKSYSEDDIHKSIKYSVWASTPNGNKRLDSAYQEAQGRSEEKGSKCPVFLFFSVNASGQFCGVAEMIGRVNFNKNMDFWQQDKWNGFFPVKWHIIKDVPNQQFRHIILENNDNKPVTNSRDTQEVKYPQGIEMLGLFKTYSAKTSILDDFDFYESRQKAMQDKRTRPPTPHLEPAQPKPDEVVPATAKPGDSRPIAAGDGQPRVSATSKRSKDGQASDTEIKV, from the exons ATGGCGACAGAAGTGCAAGCTGATAAAA CTTTGGATGAAAGGTTCCAAAATTTGAAGATTGATACTTCTAAAGTTGCTGATTCCAAAATG GGTGCTGCCAAGAATGGAAGTCAGTGTGATGCAATCTCTTGTCTATCCTCATCTGGAGATGCTACTAGCAGCATCAAGGGTAGTGATGTCGATCAGGAATCTGTAAGTACTGAACAGTGCATGTACTATCCTGCAAGCAATTACTATGGATATTATTACCCAG GATTTGATGGCTCCTCCTTTGGGGAGTGGGATGATCAAGCCTATATTCTTGGTGGTGATGGAGTTGAATTTCAATATCCT gGTGTTCAAGCGGAAAATGGGTCAGTTCTTTACTATATCCCAGGATATGGATGTGGCCAACCTCCATTAAGTCCGTACATGCCAGCACCTGTGATTGGTGTTGATGGCCAATTTTTAGGCCAACAGCCGTATTTCTCAAGCCACATGTATCCTCAACTTGCTTCTCCTGGGTACCTTCCGCCTCCAGTCCCGTATGGGTCTGAAGTTGTGCCAGCTTATTCCTGGGAtccatctcctttctttcttgacGGGTCACAAATAAATGGCATCAGTGGAGGTCCAGTGCCTCCCGGTCCAAAGCCCACTCTTTCTGCCCCAAATGCATCTTCCGTCTCTTCTCATGGGAAACCCACGCAGTCTGTGAAGTCAAGTACAGCATTAGAGGCTAAAGCCTCACCACCGTCATTGGATCTGCCGCCCAGCCAAGGAAGCATAACTGTGGGTGGTGTTCATAATCAACCTTTAAAGCCTGGAAACAAG GTACCACAGCAGGGAGCTGGTTTTCAGCCTACAGCGGTTCTGCCTAAAGGATATTTGCCTATTGCCAAGTTCCCAGCATATGCCAGCCCTACTAAGGGAGGACTGATCTACCCACCTGGTCCTGTGGGTTTTAAATCTAGTAACCGAGGTTGGAGTGGGAATGAAAAGCTCAAAACGAGAATTAAAACATCTGGGATTGGTGACTTTGACCTGCTGAATGAACAGAACCGAGGGCCTAGAACCAATAACGGCAGGAACTCTTGGGTGTCGGATGCAGATGCAGTTGCATGTTTGGGATCTGACAATAGCAACAAGAGCAATAATCTAAATGTTGTCATAAGGAGGGACCAATATAACCTCTCTGATTTTCCTGTGAAGTATGAGCAGGCATCGTTTTTTGTGATCAAATCCTACAGTGAGGATGATATTCATAAGAGCATCAAGTACAGTGTTTGGGCAAGTACTCCAAATGGCAATAAGAGGCTTGACAGTGCATACCAAGAAGCTCAGGGTCGAtctgaagaaaaaggaagcaaatgtccggtgttcctttttttctcg GTGAATGCAAGTGGTCAATTTTGTGGAGTCGCTGAGATGATTGGGAGGGTgaattttaacaaaaacatgGACTTTTGGCAACAAGACAAATGGAATGGTTTTTTCCCTGTCAAGTGGCACATAATAAAAGATGTGCCGAATCAACAGTTCCGGCACATCATACTGGAAAATAATGACAACAAGCCTGTGACAAATAGTAGGGACACTCAGGAG GTGAAATATCCTCAAGGAATTGAAATGCTTGGACTTTTCAAAACCTATTCAGCAAAGACGTCCATACTTGATGACTTCGATTTTTATGAAAGTCGGCAGAAGGCAATGCAGGACAAGAGGACTCGCCCACCTACTCCTCATTTGGAGCCAGCACAG CCAAAACCAGATGAAGTTGTACCAGCGACAGCAAAGCCAGGTGATTCAAGGCCCATTGCTGCCGGTGATGGTCAACCGAGGGTTTCGGCTACGTCAAAGAGGAGCAAAGACGGACAGGCTTCTGATACGGAAATAAAAGTCTGA
- the LOC116248432 gene encoding cyclin-A1-4-like produces MATQKRQNVALSSASSTSAAGRRLGIPPVQQTKKRAPLTNLTNRSGIPRVSGRKANQGLVGSTTSTGEKGLAATQAPVTGISRKSLPAPSVQKLTVVIPQDEALRPKQNVQLSVLDQNLGTRRMDTSPMRSRSDEGSVSLDESMSTCESMKSPDFEYIDTADLSSVASLERRTSEHLCISDETHAQTVNLVQSSSLSLAPDSKRAKVLCCDDDYKDPQLCAEYAFDIYDHLRVAETKKMPATDFMEKIQKDINASMRAILVDWLVEVAEEYRLVPDTLYLTVNYIDRYLSVNVMNRQRLQLLGVASMLIASKYEEICAPQVEEFCYITDNTYFREEVLQMESDVLKYLNFELTTPTTKCFLRRFVRAAQDGNEVPLLQLEFLSSYLAELSLLEYNLLCYIPSLIAASAIFLAKFMLSPSKMPWTPHLRHYTRYQPSELCNCVKALHSLRTNSQGSSLPAIREKYSQHKYKCVANIHCPATIPPEFFRDLRD; encoded by the exons ATGGCGACACAGAAACGACAGAATGTCGCCCTTTCGTCGGCCTCGTCAACCTCCGCTGCCGGGAGGCGGCTTGGGATTCCGCCGGTGCAGCAGACAAAGAAACGGGCGCCTCTTACTAACCTCACTAATCGAAGCGGGATTCCAAGAGTTTCTGGGCGGAAGGCCAATCAG GGGCTTGTGGGATCAACTACTTCTACAGGAGAAAAGGGTTTGGCCGCAACACAGGCACCTGTCACTGGCATAAGTCGGAAGTCTTTACCTGCACCCTCTGTGCAAAAGCTCACCGTTGTGATTCCCCAAGATGAAGCATTGCGCCCCAAACAGAATGTACAGTTATCTGTTCTTGATCAAAATCTGGGTACAAGGAGAATGGACACGTCCCCCATGAGAAGTAGGTCTGATGAAGGTTCTGTTTCGCTTGATGAGTCGATGTCTACTTGCGAATCAATGAAGAGCCCAGATTTTGAGTACATTGACACTGCTGATTTGTCATCTGTGGCTTCCTTGGAGAGGAGAACAAGCGAACATCTTTGTATTTCAGATGAAACACATGCTCAAACTG TTAATTTAGTGCAGAGTAGCAGCCTGTCGCTTGCACCCGATTCGAAAAGAGCAAAGGTTCTTTGTTGTGATGATGATTATAAAGATCCTCAGTTATGTGCTGAATATGCGTTTGATATCTATGACCATCTTCGCGTTGCTGAG ACTAAAAAGATGCCGGCCACTGATTTTATggagaaaatacaaaaagataTCAATGCAAGTATGCGCGCAATTTTGGTTGATTGGCTTGTTGAG GTCGCAGAGGAGTATAGACTTGTCCCCGACACATTATACTTGACCGTTAACTACATAGACAGATATCTGTCTGTCAATGTGATGAACCGGCAGAGGTTGCAGTTATTAGGTGTTGCAAGCATGCTCATTGCCTC CAAGTACGAAGAGATATGTGCCCCACAGGTGGAGGAGTTCTGCTATATCACAGACAATACATACTTCAGAGAGGAG GTATTGCAAATGGAGTCGGATGTTCTGAAGTATTTGAATTTCGAGCTGACTACTCCAACAACAAAATGTTTCTTGAG GCGGTTTGTACGTGCAGCGCAAGACGGCAATGAG gttccTCTTTTGCAGCTTGAGTTTCTTTCTAGTTATCTTGCAGAGCTTTCTTTGCTCGAGTACAACTTGTTATGTTATATACCTTCTCTCATAGCTGCCTCAGCAATTTTCTTGGCTAAGTTTATGCTTTCACCATCAAAGATGCCTTGG ACCCCTCATTTGAGACATTACACCCGTTATCAGCCCTCCGAGCTATGCAACTGTGTGAAAGCCTTGCATAGCCTCCGCACTAACAGCCAGGGTAGCAGTTTACCAGCAATCCGGGAGAAATACAGTCAGCATAAG TACAAGTGCGTGGCCAACATTCACTGCCCTGCTACCATTCCTCCCGAGTTCTTCCGTGATTTAAGAGATTAA